atataattataaatccTATTCAAAGGGCTAAAAGAGCAGGTCTTCGAGGCACTGGCTGGGTTAGGTTGGGATCAGGCATTTAATTGAGATGGTTATGGTTTAGGAAATGTGTTATGTCTACTGCATGAGTGTCTTCACTAAAAGAATGCTGCaccagagtgtgtgcgtgtgtgagagagaaagagaatgtACTTGTACTTGAACTTTATGAGGACCAACAAACTTATAAAGACCAAATGCCACATGgctttttgccttttttaaCCACTGGTATTTGTTGCCAAAAATCACATATTTACATCTAACTGAATTCATTTGACGTTGGGAATATCACAGTTTATCTGCCTGTGCATTAAAAGTATTTACAGTCCCGTCCACGGGAGGATAAACACCCCGACATAATTAACGTCCTCATCTTGGCTCTTGTTTTGACCTCACGCGCAGTGTCATCACGTGATCAAACGCTCACGCTTACAgcctccacctctcctcctgcccacctgtctctctgcctctctgtctgcacgccactttcttttctcttttttttttttgttcatcagAGTGGGATGCGGGATTTCTCTGAGGATGTCATGCGTGCTGCTACTGTAGCGTTTGCATGCGCGTGCATTTCTTTGAGCTCAGGAAATGATGGGTCCCTGTCTACTGGAGGCTGTTTGGATGGAGAGgatgttttgatattttaacaGAGGGAGAACGTGGACTGGATgttgctgcagtgttttctcaACGTCTTCAGGTAGGAAAGTTTTGCGTCTGCAATATTTTTTAAGAGAAAATCCTCAGTATGAATATAGATTTGAATGttctgggtttttgttttttttttgtctatatcATCTTGTATCTGCACGTTTTCAGAATTCTCGAGCTCCAGTCTGTCCAAGCTATAGATGTCTAATTTAATATATCAAGTAATAAACAGatgtataaatgaatgtgtgtcagcAGTTAATTATCGCATGTGTGTATTCAGTGGCAGACACCTTGCGGATTTAAAATAAGATCTCACAAGTAAACTTTTCTGCCAAGAGCGCTTTTGTGTAAGAACTGATATtgtgcgccctctgctggccaaACGTTATATAATAAGGTAATACGTGGCTTGATTTAAAGAAATAGAGAGCTCTTAGGTTATTGTCAAAATCCTAACCACTGTCTATAGTACGtctattgtgttattgttgttatatggCAGGATAaaataatgtgtcaaaaaaagaCTGATATCTGAGTGAAATATGCTTTTAAGCAGTTGACTTATAAGATATTCAAGAGGAACAAAGTTGAGAGAAATTGACAAAGTTTACCTGAGGAACATTCTGTAAAGACAAGGTGATGCAAAATGTTCAGGTTCATTCTTTCCAACACCTTAAATCCTTTcttattttgtctctgtcttttcagtGGAATGGGCCTCAAACACCTCAAGTATCTGCTGCTCTGTGCGGCTGCAGTGACACTTTCTGGAGTTAGTGGTAAAGATGGGATCAGCGAGTCAAACAGCTGGGACCGCCAGAGGCTCCCGCTgctgctgaacacacacacacagtttttaaagCGCTCTTTATTTAGAGGGCAAGagcaggaggatgaggagaaagGTAGAGCTAGGACACTCTGTGGGATTGAGTGTCAAGGCAGCCTCCCGCCTCTAGACCAGACTGAGCAAGAGAGGATTCTAGGATACGAGACTATGTACGAGAAcggcacacgtacacacacagatgtcagtTTGCAGGATTTTAATAAGTCATCTGCAAGaacatcagcacaaacacagacccaCACCCGCAAGAAGCGGGAGGTTTATGGAGCAGACGGACGCTTTGTGATCTCCGATCCACATTTTATCACCAACTACCCGTTCTCCACTGCAGTTCGCCTCTCCACAGGCTGCTCTGGAGTCCTGGTGTCCCCAAAACATGTGCTGACTGCAGCTCAGTGCATCCACAACGGGAGTGAGTACCTGGAGAGCGCCAGGTGGTTGAAAGTAGGAGTACTGCAGCTGAAaaccaaaagaagaaaaggaggagtagggaggaggagaggagtaTGGCAGAGGGGTgggaggagaggtgaggagaaggtaatggaggagaaagaggagcagaacAGATTAGACGGAGATGGAGTGAGAGGCAGGAGTGGAGTCAAAGGCAGAAGACGCCaaagaaaaagggagagaggTCATGTGGGAGCTGATGATGGAGTTATGGATGATTTTGAAAGAGGAAGGAAACAGAGGAGATTCAACCGTGTTCGCCGCAATATTGGACGTAGAAACCAGCCTGTTTTCCGTTGGACACGAGTAAAACTAACCAAGCTCCCTCAAGGATGGATCCAAGGCAAGAGCTCCACCAACTCTGTTTCCTCTGACTATGACTATGCCCTTCTGGAGCTTAGACGCCCAGTCAAACAAAAGCACATGAGGCTCGGAGTCGCTCCTTCCGCCGCCGCCCTCACTCGGATCCACTTCTCGGGCTATGACGTTGACAAAAGCCTGCTGGACGGACGCGGAGACGAGAAGGTGGTGTACCGATTCTGCTCCGTGGCAAAGGAGTCTGACAATTTGATGTACCAGCAGTGCGACGCACAGCACGGTGCCACGGGGGCAGGCATTTACGTTCGtctcagacaggaagtgggagACGAGGGCAGGAAAGTGAAGTGGCAGCGGAGGGTGATTGGGGTGTTTTCAGGTCATCAGTGGGTGGAGATGGGAGGAGGCCAGCTGAGGGACTTTAACGTTGCTGTGAGGATCACGCCTCCCAAATATGCTCAGATTTGTCACTGGATCTATGGAGATCCAAGACTCTGTAAAGAAGTCTGAACTTACAAAGCAAAGTTGTCACTTTAAGAGGCTCAAGGTGAAGCTGCTCTGAAGAGTTGTCCTTGTTAGTCAGAATGTCTGTTGTTTAAGTCTTTAACAACAAATATGTCCTCCCTCCCAAAATGACCTAAACCAAGCACTAAACCCGCCATTAAAGCTTCACGCACACCTTGTTGTATAGTTTAGCCTAAACGTCACTTTGTGTAACCAACATCAAATACATGACTCAGATATTGCATATGTATACAAAAGAGAACTTATTAATACACGTCCCGTGCAGCTATTATccttaaaagtccagtgtctAAAAAGGAgtgccatctaatggtgagactggagCATGCAACAAACATGTGCATCAAGCACTACGTTAACATTTGCATAACAGAAAGGCATCACACAAGACTGTAAATCCCTAATCGAATTATATTAAGTTTATTTAATAGGTTTAGTTTTTAAGCTATGTTATTCATTAACTTTCAGATTGACCAGAATACTAATATTTCACACTCTCAGCTAAGATATAACTATTGCACTTTTTATGGCTAGGAAACATTAATAATCACAactacatttgcattttattatacatatgtactgtatttgctGAGTCCAAACGACGTTACCTTTTTCACACTATATGTGTTAAAATACACATGTTTCATTAATTTATCATTAAATATGTAAAGtctgaggagtgtgtgtgtattttccacTGTTGTTTTGCATGCATGTAGCCATATGTGGGATAATTATCCATGTCAAACACAAATAGCAAATTAAAGCAGACCAGAGAGAAGTGAGTCGCGGGGATCAATTTGGatcagtgtatttttcttttattgcatCTCATTTGGACTCACATGCAGGTTGGGCTGAGGGAGGGTGTGGGGAGTGATGCCATCCATAAaacccaaaaataaaaataaaaacatcacagccGTCATATGAATACTTATTAAACATCATTTACCACATTCTTTTTTGACCTTGTGTTTCATAGTcatctgtatttttctttcaacaCTTTGTTAAATGTCACAATGGATTAAGATACAGTCACTTTTGGGAGAGGgtgggagggggagaaaaaaaacaaaacagaaaacaacacacagaacaTTCAGCATAAACGTGAGTATCTTACGGAATGAGTCCCCAAGACAGTTCCAGTAACAGTAAATGAACAAATGCACCGGGCCACGGCTGCGTCTGAGGCCACATAACTCGTCTCGTTGACTTCCACCCTAACGTTTAGTCAGTTTTTGTGGAGACGGAGTCGATGAAACAAAGCTCTTAGAGAGCGCGACACAGAGCACATCCCAGGTGGACTTGTGTTGCATGCTAGAATGCAATATCACTCCAGACCAGAAGAGGGAACAATAGATAAACTTGGGACAAAGTGTCCATTCAATACTCACTCTGACTTCAGATTGAAATGTACATGTTCAAAGGAGGGAAAGATTTGGAGacttgacttctttttttttctttttttcaaccttgacataaataaaaaatatatgatatatTGTATACtctcaaaataaagaaaatatgtataatctataatcatttaaaattgtcTAAAACGCATTATGTCAATTTGAACACAGTTCACAAGTGTTTCGCAGGTCCATACAGTTCCctaccaaaaacaaaaagataaagTAAAGACGAAACTGCACACTGTTCCACGTGTTCCGTGATGAATCCAGATTTGGAGTTGTTTTTAGAtaagaattgtttttaaaaacagcaacaggtGGGAGGATGGGTGGATGGGCAGGCAGATATAGAAACAACCAAGTCTTAAATGACATAAACACAGCTCAATATTAGTTTGGAGTGGGAGTGGGGTTGAGGGGTGGGAGGGGGGTTGGCCAGTGAAGttacacacactgaacacagtcCACATTTAACAACACAGTCCTCATATGGGAGATGCGCAAAAAACCCAACATATATCCACCATTCCAAGTCAGCTGATATGCAGATATTCAGAGTGAATCTAAAtacacatttatctttttttttttgttcatttttttcccagtgGTATATTAAGTAAAGGATAACACCgaattacacacacacccacacacacgtaaacagaATCTTGTTTTCTGTATCTAGGGTTCACATTCACAGTTGTGCTACAACATTAGATAAGGAGGGCAGGTTTCGTTTTTAGGGGATCGCAGCTGGTGGGAGGTCAGAGGGCAAAGATCGTAGATTTGATGGCTGGTTGGCTGAAGGACTGGGGCGTGACTGAGGGGAGGCAGTGGGGGGAGTGCAGACATCCACATCCACGGAGCTCCACATACAATAAACCTGCATGGAAAGCAGAGAGGAAGCGGATTGAGACTCAcactgcattacattacattatattaaattatatttaatgtaCATAGCTTGTAGACAAATTGTAGTGAAGAATctacaacaaatacattaaaatcacagtcagtcagtccttTGCATCAGTTGCACTGCaacacataacaacaaaaaaaagcagtttgatTTATTGTTGAATGTACATGAAGTAGTGAAACCTACAAGAGACAGAAATGGTTCGAAcaggagcaaaaaaagaagatgcaTCCTAACTTTGAGTCAGTAATAATAAGGGCCAACTGTTAAAAAGAGAAGTAGAAAATAGTGGATCCTTCCCAGTAAAAATGGGAAGGTTCATTTTTACTGGACCGTCCCATCCAACCTCACaaatgtccacatttaaaaTCCACAATTTAGATGTTCTCAGTAATGTATGTCAGAATACATACGTTCCATTGTTTAATTAGTAATATTTCTAGTGAACCAAAAAGAACATGTTATCTTGAATTTAACAAGATACTTCAGAAGCCTtttaatcagtcagtcagtgtcacaTTTTGAGTGCATTAATCCTGTTAGCCGGTCCTGACTGCTCCAGTAAACATGCTTCACATAAAAAGACACCACAAATTACCTCGGGGGTTTCCGGATCAGTCGGCCTACATGAAGTCTTTGATATTGAGGTCATCCAGAGCATTCCTCGGTGGTGGAGGCTTCCTGGGACTCTGGGCCGCTCCAGGAGACATCTGAAGACACGTCCACTTTTAGCAACTACACTAGTTTTGTTAAAGAAACtggaacttaaaaaaaaaaaaaaaaaaacattcataattACCGGTGCTCCAGGGGCTGCTGCTCCGGTGGCTGGGAATCCTGGCCTCACCATGGGCATCATGGGAGCCCCGGCCTTacatagagacagacaagagagaaagagacaataAGACACAACATCGTCCTCATTAGCAGGGCGTGGGTCACCTAAAGGGGGTTATTGTCCGTCAGCGTCCAGTAATGTCCAGACGGATGGCTCATAGGAACATTACTAGACTGGACTGGTGGTCTTACCATGCTGAAGCTGGGGTGAAACCCCATAAAAGGAGGGACACCCATTGGCATGGTCTAAACgtagggaggggagggagggagaggaggagtcGTGATGttacaacacaacatttaagacggacacacacacactgcaggacaACGTGGACACACGGCAACAACACACAACGTCCAACACATTTTATAGTAATGTATGAAGGGAAGATGGAcggacacgcacacaccaagTGAAGACAACAGAACCCCTGACTTAACGACgagtttctgtcatttattcacacatgcacaaagagTTGAAGCGCTGAGGGGACGTTTGCTGCAAGAGGCCTTAAGATGAGTTTGTTGTTGCCAAAAAGACAATAGAAATATCCATAAGCAGCATGATTATTGATGGTGGCGTGACTTCAGCTATGAGGAGGCAGAACCAGATCTTATCTGAATGATTTCAGGcattggagagaaaaaagagaagtagaagaagaagaagaagaagctgtttgttttcaagCAAGTTTCTTAAGTTGACGCTATAATTTGCCACTTCATCACTCTCCAGTAGATATTccataaatgtaaaatgatttcTTCCTTGTTGTGTCATTTAAACACTAAATGTTTACGTACTACAAGTGCATGTGATCTGTTAAAGAGGTCTCATTTAAACAATGTCCACCAGAGTTTGCTCAAAGTTGACGTAGTGTGTctcctttcttgtttttccaccacaaacacacagtttcttAGTTTTTCTAGCTCTGTGATTGGCCCTGGAACCTGGAGAGCCAGATGAAGGCAACGCCTGTGACTGATGCTACAGGGAATCCCTGTCATTTGCCGCCCATGCAGCTCCACTCCATGCTATAGGACACAGACAACATTTACCATGGGAGCACCCCAACTGGGGGGAGCTACCTGAGGGGCTGCTGCGGTTCCCATCGTGAGATCTGAGGgacggagaaagagagagagagagaggtgaggtgAGTATATGATGCATTTGAGTTGTGCATGAATTAAAAGTAGTAGTTCAACATTTTGAGGAAAACTTTCTTTCTGAGTGTTGCATGAGAAGAGGTTTTTAGTTAAGTTAAAGCATGGAACTCTTTCAGATTTTCAGCTATGATACATAAGTACATTTGTTGGTTATAAAAGTGACTTTACCTGCATTTAAAGAATACCACAGAAtatcttattgtattttaaatctatttGGTACCGACACATGAGAGTAGCTTTGATCTCCTCATCTTTctcttcagaaaaaaagaattctcgAAATGTTTAACTACTCCTTTCAGTCGgtatttataaaaagaaaagtctcGGTCAACACTAAATGTCTACTTACTACTCGCCATGTTAGCCATAGAGGTGTCAACATCGCCGGCTTGGGGAGTCACAGTAGGCTTCATGACGTCCCCTAGTCCGTCAAATACTACAGGAAGGGAGGGGGTGTTTTGGGGGAGGTGaggagagacggagggagaTATTAGGATCCTTCAGTGCAAGCACTCCTCACACTCAGTGGCAGACCTCCATTCTACTGGGGATTACCATGACAACCAATAggtgtctccatgacaacagaaggaggagaggagcactGGAATGTGAACGGCTATGAAGACTAACTTGATATCACAAAATAGGACATCGAAAGGATTATTATCTTCAGTAATTAAGGGCATTACCAATGTcatcatatgtacagtatattatttataCAATACAGAATATGTATTTAAACTACAAGTCAGTGGTCAGTTCAGCTTCACCTTCATGTAATTGTGACtggaataaatataaattttaatttgttatcatGCACTGTATCTGACACAAACTTATAATAACATAATCGAACACAGTTTTATAAAATATTGTAGATACAATTGCAGATTGTGGGGTTTATTGTCCACGTGAGAGTGCAGCAGGAACAAGGTGAAAAAGAGCTGCGGCTAAAATGCAGCCGGTGCTACGAAAGCGCCAAACACTAAAATACTGCTACTTCACAGTCACTTTGTAACCATCACACATGGCGGTGGAAGGGACAGTGCAGCTGAGCCTGCCTTACACACCACTGCAATGCAGCAATGCACTGTGGGAAATTAGCGTGTTAAAGAGCAAGGAGACTCACCCAATCAAATGGCAGGAAGCAAGCAATGAGCCAGCCCAAGAGCCAgatggaaagagagagtgaggaagagagaaaatagagagagagaggggggaatatatacagtatataaaaaaaaagcacagataccagagagaaagaaaaatgcagtGATGTTTTCAAAGAGCAGTTGACAATGAAACGATGAGAGGTTTTTGTGCAAATGATAaagagaaggggggaaaaaaagagttacGCCTTAAAGCAATAGTATAGCAGACTGTCACTTATATAACATGGCACAGGACACACGATGACCAGGGACCAGTGTTGCATAGGTAACAGTTACTACAGTTACCATTTGAAACACTGGATGGAGTTCCCCGACTAAAACCAGTGAGACTATAGAAAAACAGGCGATGCAAGGATCATGCCAACACGACCGTACTGTATATGGACACAATACAAATCCATAGGACACAACAAGCATTAACCATGACCAAATATAATAtagaaaaaatattaaattaaagaagaataaacatgaataaaataaaagacaacatgCATTAGCATGCATTTACTAATGAAAGTACAATATGTGGAGTTTTTACCTGACATGAGCTCAGCACCGggggcagcaggagcagcagcagcggcagctgaTGCGTCTCCTCCTGTTGACTCTGGCAGGTCAACGCAACATATACCAAACCCAACCACGCCAGTTCAGAGTAGGTCAAGCCGTTTCCATCGCAGCATAAGGGCAAAGAAGGGGTAACAGTCAGCCTCCAGCGTCACACTGGTAATGCCAAACAGAGTAGTAGAATTAgagtcattttcaaacaaatgtggTGCAACATTGCCGTTTGGGATTCATGCACATTGCACGTCTGAGTGCCTCAGACTTCCAGCAGTCAGAGAAAGCATCCACATACATGTTCAAATGCACACTTCTTTTTTACCACTTCAATATgcaacagagaaagaaagaacccCCATGACTTGCACCTCATGACAAAAGCTTCAGCCACTTCGGGATATTTCCATCATCTACCCACAAAGATGACAATCAACaggcttaaagctgcagtgtgtaactaaTGGTGATTTATGTCGTTGTTGATGGTGTTAttactctgcctctgtttgctcTTAATGAAGAGAAACAACCGTACACGACTGTATGCTGCATTGCTCATTTTGAAATGGGCTCCGTCAAGTAATGCTGTCAGACCGGATTGAGGGTGTAGCGTTCGTGTGTATACACCTGCAGCACAGGGACGGGCGGGACcaagaagtgtttttttagagctacaacctgtttgcagttgACTTAGAATGTTTTAAAGTCACACGCtgcaattttaaaatgaatgagcTAATAAGCACAACGCAGATCTTAATCGGCAGCGACAATCTCTCAACTCAAATGTTCCTTCTCATGTCATCCTCTTCTTTGATGGTGCTTTCATGAACTCAGGAGGCAGAGTGAGAGCAGGCAGTCATGCCATGAGTTACCCACCACCAAACAGGTTCATGACGGCTCCTGTGTCAGTGCTGGATGGGGGGGCGGGGGAGATGAACACATCTGCTGTGGAGGGCAGGGTGGAGATGGTGTTTAGaacccactctcacacacacacacacacacacactgcacacaaatgcacaacaAAACATGATTCGTAACAATGCACATTAATCAACTGCAAATGCAGTGCACGCAGCACATGCTGGAATGGGAGAGGAGGTCAGAGTGATTTAGTAAATGTTTCAGACAGCTCAATAGCTTTTAGCTGACCCATAAGAGAACAatctcatttcttttcttttctttttttttttctcttcactaaTCAAAGCCAAGGACAAagctggaaataaaaaaaacagacacggCAAGACAGGATATTAGAGAAGGATCGCACACAAGATGGCAGGCTGAGAGCAGTGGGGTATACCTGCTGTAAACAAGTCAACACTGGGCGCAGGCTCTGCTTTGGTGAAACTCGTGTCTGGCATGGAATCAAAGAGATCTAGCAACACATGTGCACCCAGAGACAGGAATATTAAAAATCTCAAACATTGAAAGGTGGCGgtgatgttcacacacacacacacacacgcacacacgcacagcagccaggatgaaatgaaaggtgtctTCAATAGGAGCACATTAGCctaataaaatcagtaaaaggagaaaataaaacaggggAGGCGAGCAGACAAGAGaaccacacaaaacaaatctctCACATTTACCGCTTAAAAGGTCAGTCGTAGGGTCAGGAGCGCTGGGGGCAATGGGAGGTGAAATGGTTGcagtggtggtgatggtgctgAATGAAGAAGTGAAGAGCGGGTAAGGGGAAGGAGAGGGCGAGGACTGGGGCACCACAGAGCTAAAACAGGCATCCAGGGAACTACCCGGGTTATTACTCTCCACAGTTATCATGCTGAAGAGGTCGACGCCTGAGGATGCCGCGTTGACGTTTCCCTCTGAGGAAGCAAAGGGGTCTTTAAGGAGGGAGGAAGTGGGGGTGACACGTGAAGAGGAATTCCAAATGTTAGACAGTTTGTTCAGTACAAAACATGgtggacaaaatgaaaaaatgaaaaatgaagccGCTATATAAATGAAAGCTAGTGAGATGGACATGAAAAGCATATGAGAGGaatgaaaagaggaggaaaaggtgTAGCTGAAGATAAACGTCTGAAGCAAGACCCTCACAGTAAATAAACCCAATGAACAAACCACCCAAACTAAAAACCACCATCCGCCGCAGGCGACAGTCTCCATGACAGAAAAACCATAAATCTCCTGATGCCAAGACATTAGAGGCAAGTAGAGCATTGTCCTCAATTACCATGgtaacaacaaaagcactgacCAGAGCCGCCCAACAGTAATGCATCAGAACAAAACCTTGAGATAAAAATCTGATTACAACTTCATACTAAGAATAAGTGCATGTGTTCATAAAACACAACTTCAAGTTTTAATTAGGAAATTAACCAACAACCCACAGATGATCAGgctgtacaacacacacacacacacacacacacacacacacacacatactcaagTCAGTGGTGGAAAAGGCATCAAGACGTTCAAGATCCTTTACTCAGCAAGAAAGAGCCGCATGttgtcacaataaaaaaacattaatttaaagCTGGTTCTGCATTGTGAAGTCTTGCTTAAGTGCAAGTGCAGTGTAGATTTATTTGAAGAAGCGCCTCTATATTTTAGGAATTACACTTGTTTGCTTCCTAATGGCTTGTAATTACAGTATTAACGTTTACGGTGTTGACGTGGGCAGATTCCCCACTTGAATAATGATCTTTATTTCAGACAAAGCTTCCACAAAAGAGGGGCTTGTCTTCTCCAGCCAACGACCGTACATTTTGCCAAAATGGCTGCAGTATAGCGAGCCAGGAAATGATGCTGACTTAAGTCCAATGAATTAACTGTTACAAGCAGTTTAAAACCACTTTAGAGCCCTGCaaaagcatcttaaatgtgtACTTTTTGGCTTCCTTCGTGCTATCCTGCTTGTGGGTTGAGGCTGCAGCTgcttgttggaaaaaaaacaatgctgttCTTGTATGGCACTGTAAATCATGACATGCGCTGTGGTCTATTCCTGTGACACTACACTAGACTTTGCAACTTTCCACCAgtgactcaaacacacacacacacacacacagattctcaGTCACCCACCAGCTCCAGTGTTGGCGGCTGGGGCAGATGTAGCTGCAGCCCCACcctcaggtgctgctgctgctgctgctgctgcagaggccTCAGCGGCAGGAGCAGGTGTTGCAAAGGCATCTGAGGTTCACACAAACCcccagcagaggacagaggacaccccgagagacagagacagagacagagaaagaaaaggagaaagtaAGAAACAGACCATTAAGAAAATACAGGCAAGATTGCAATATTTAAGGTGG
The sequence above is drawn from the Solea senegalensis isolate Sse05_10M linkage group LG17, IFAPA_SoseM_1, whole genome shotgun sequence genome and encodes:
- the LOC122784022 gene encoding serine protease 23-like, giving the protein MLLQCFLNVFSGMGLKHLKYLLLCAAAVTLSGVSGKDGISESNSWDRQRLPLLLNTHTQFLKRSLFRGQEQEDEEKGRARTLCGIECQGSLPPLDQTEQERILGYETMYENGTRTHTDVSLQDFNKSSARTSAQTQTHTRKKREVYGADGRFVISDPHFITNYPFSTAVRLSTGCSGVLVSPKHVLTAAQCIHNGSEYLESARWLKVGVLQLKTKRRKGGVGRRRGVWQRGGRRGEEKVMEEKEEQNRLDGDGVRGRSGVKGRRRQRKRERGHVGADDGVMDDFERGRKQRRFNRVRRNIGRRNQPVFRWTRVKLTKLPQGWIQGKSSTNSVSSDYDYALLELRRPVKQKHMRLGVAPSAAALTRIHFSGYDVDKSLLDGRGDEKVVYRFCSVAKESDNLMYQQCDAQHGATGAGIYVRLRQEVGDEGRKVKWQRRVIGVFSGHQWVEMGGGQLRDFNVAVRITPPKYAQICHWIYGDPRLCKEV